A stretch of Roseibium porphyridii DNA encodes these proteins:
- the rpmD gene encoding 50S ribosomal protein L30, with amino-acid sequence MANTEKTVTVEQIGSPLRRPKDQRATLVGLGLNKMHRRSTLKDTPEVRGMINKVQHLVRVVEDNA; translated from the coding sequence ATGGCGAACACCGAAAAGACTGTTACGGTCGAACAGATCGGCAGCCCGCTGCGCCGTCCTAAGGACCAGCGCGCGACGCTTGTCGGTCTTGGCCTGAACAAGATGCACCGCCGTTCCACGCTGAAGGATACTCCGGAAGTGCGCGGCATGATCAATAAGGTCCAGCATCTCGTTCGCGTCGTCGAAGACAACGCGTAA
- the rpsM gene encoding 30S ribosomal protein S13, with the protein MARIAGVNIPTNKRVVIALQYIHGIGKKFAQEIVEKNNIDASRRVNELSDAEVLQIRETIDRDYMVEGDLRRDTAMNIKRLMDLGCYRGLRHRRGLPVRGQRTHTNARTRKGPAKPIAGKKK; encoded by the coding sequence GTGGCACGTATTGCTGGCGTTAACATCCCGACGAACAAGCGCGTTGTCATCGCGCTTCAGTACATTCACGGCATTGGCAAGAAATTTGCCCAGGAAATCGTTGAAAAGAACAACATCGACGCTTCCCGCCGTGTGAATGAGCTTTCCGACGCAGAAGTTCTGCAGATCCGCGAAACCATCGACCGTGACTATATGGTTGAGGGTGATCTTCGCCGTGATACGGCAATGAACATCAAGCGTTTGATGGATCTTGGCTGCTACCGCGGCCTGCGTCACCGCCGCGGCCTGCCGGTTCGTGGTCAGCGGACGCATACTAACGCACGTACTCGCAAGGGTCCGGCGAAACCGATCGCAGGTAAGAAGAAATAA
- the rpsH gene encoding 30S ribosomal protein S8 → MAISDPLGDMLTRIRNAQLRRKSKVSSPKSKLRAHVLDVLAKEGYIRGYTSVDYEGGKSELEIELKYFDGEPVIRTIERVSKPGRRVYSSVKNIPHVSNGLGVSIISTPRGVMSDHQAREENVGGEVLCRVF, encoded by the coding sequence ATGGCAATTTCTGATCCGTTGGGGGATATGCTGACCCGCATCCGCAACGCGCAATTGCGCCGCAAGAGCAAGGTCAGTTCACCAAAATCCAAATTGCGTGCACACGTACTTGATGTGCTCGCAAAAGAGGGTTACATCCGTGGCTACACTTCGGTTGACTATGAGGGCGGTAAGTCCGAGTTGGAAATCGAATTGAAGTATTTCGACGGTGAACCGGTTATTCGCACGATTGAACGTGTGTCCAAGCCGGGCCGCCGCGTTTACTCCTCGGTGAAAAACATCCCGCATGTCTCTAATGGCCTGGGTGTGTCGATCATTTCGACGCCACGCGGTGTCATGAGCGACCATCAGGCGCGGGAAGAAAATGTAGGTGGTGAGGTTCTTTGCCGCGTCTTCTGA
- the secY gene encoding preprotein translocase subunit SecY translates to MASAAEQLASNLNFSAFAKAEELKKRIWFTLGALLVYRLGTYIPMPGINPEAFAQAFDQAQQGIIGMFNMFAGGAVERMAIFALGIMPYISASIIMQLMTTVVPTLEQLKKEGEQGRKVINQYTRYGTVILAAFQAYGIAVGLEGATNVVTDPGWFFRASTVITLVGGTMFLMWLGEQITSRGIGNGISLIIFAGIVAGLPSAVVQTLELGRQGSLATGIILAVIILAVVVIAFIVFMERAQRRLLIQYPKRQMGNRMFEGNTSFLPLKLNTAGVIPPIFASSLLLVPATLSGFGQGSGNEWLTYITAALGHGQPLFMVFYAAMIIFFCFFYTAIVFNPSDTADNLKKHGGFIPGIRPGERTAQYIDHVLTRITVVGALYITVVCLLPEFLISATGVPFYFGGTSLLIVVSVTMDTVSQIQGHLLAHQYEGLVKKAKLRGKRR, encoded by the coding sequence ATGGCATCGGCCGCCGAGCAACTGGCGTCAAATCTAAATTTCTCAGCTTTCGCCAAGGCTGAAGAACTCAAAAAGCGCATCTGGTTCACGCTAGGGGCGCTTTTGGTTTATCGACTGGGCACTTACATTCCGATGCCCGGCATCAATCCGGAAGCCTTTGCGCAGGCCTTTGATCAGGCGCAGCAAGGCATTATCGGCATGTTCAACATGTTCGCCGGTGGTGCGGTCGAGCGGATGGCGATCTTCGCCCTCGGCATCATGCCGTATATTTCCGCCTCCATTATCATGCAGCTGATGACGACGGTCGTTCCGACCCTTGAGCAGCTGAAAAAGGAAGGCGAACAGGGCCGCAAGGTCATCAACCAGTACACCAGGTACGGAACCGTCATTCTGGCGGCGTTCCAGGCCTACGGCATTGCTGTCGGGCTTGAAGGCGCAACCAATGTTGTTACCGATCCGGGCTGGTTCTTCCGTGCATCCACCGTAATCACGCTTGTCGGCGGCACCATGTTCCTGATGTGGCTTGGCGAACAGATCACGTCGCGCGGCATCGGCAACGGTATTTCGCTGATCATCTTTGCCGGCATTGTCGCCGGTCTGCCTTCAGCAGTGGTTCAGACGCTTGAACTTGGTCGTCAGGGCTCCCTGGCAACCGGTATCATTCTGGCAGTCATCATCCTCGCTGTTGTGGTTATCGCGTTCATCGTGTTCATGGAGCGTGCTCAGCGCCGCCTTCTGATCCAGTATCCGAAGCGGCAGATGGGCAACCGCATGTTCGAGGGCAACACCTCGTTCCTGCCATTGAAGCTGAACACCGCTGGTGTCATTCCGCCGATCTTCGCGTCGTCACTTCTGCTCGTGCCGGCGACGCTTTCCGGTTTTGGGCAAGGTAGCGGCAACGAGTGGCTGACATACATCACAGCGGCACTTGGACACGGGCAGCCGCTGTTCATGGTGTTCTATGCCGCCATGATCATTTTCTTCTGTTTCTTCTATACGGCGATCGTGTTCAACCCGAGTGATACGGCCGACAATCTGAAGAAACACGGCGGTTTCATCCCTGGCATTCGTCCTGGTGAACGCACTGCGCAATATATCGACCATGTGCTGACGCGCATTACGGTTGTCGGTGCGCTTTACATCACCGTCGTTTGTCTATTACCCGAATTCCTAATATCGGCCACTGGCGTTCCGTTTTACTTCGGGGGCACCTCTTTGCTAATTGTGGTTAGCGTGACAATGGATACCGTATCGCAGATCCAGGGCCACTTGCTTGCACACCAGTACGAGGGGCTCGTGAAAAAAGCGAAACTCAGGGGGAAACGTCGATGA
- the rplO gene encoding 50S ribosomal protein L15 codes for MKLNELRDNEGATPERTRVGRGIGSGKGKTGGRGVKGQKSRSGVAIKGFEGGQMPLHRRLPKRGFTNIFAKDFNTVSVGRVQKAIDAGKLNASETVTVEALKAAGVVKRIRDGVRIVANGELTAAVTFEVAGASKGAVAAIEKAGGKIAVQGAQA; via the coding sequence ATGAAGCTCAACGAACTTCGTGATAACGAAGGCGCAACACCAGAGCGCACCCGCGTTGGACGCGGTATCGGTTCTGGCAAGGGCAAGACCGGTGGCCGTGGTGTCAAAGGTCAGAAGTCCCGTTCCGGCGTCGCTATCAAAGGCTTTGAAGGCGGTCAGATGCCGCTTCACCGCCGTTTGCCGAAACGCGGCTTCACGAACATTTTTGCCAAGGACTTCAATACTGTGTCCGTCGGCCGTGTTCAGAAGGCGATTGATGCCGGCAAATTGAATGCATCCGAAACCGTGACGGTTGAAGCCCTGAAGGCTGCCGGCGTCGTCAAACGGATCCGTGATGGCGTGCGCATCGTTGCAAACGGTGAACTCACTGCTGCAGTGACATTTGAAGTGGCTGGTGCCTCCAAGGGTGCTGTGGCTGCAATCGAAAAAGCGGGCGGCAAGATTGCCGTTCAGGGAGCTCAGGCTTAA
- the rplN gene encoding 50S ribosomal protein L14 yields MIQMQTNLDVADNSGARRVMCIKVLGGSKRKYAQVGDIIVVSVKEAIPRGRVKKGDVMKAVVVRTAKDIRRPDGSVIRFDRNAAVLVNNNKEPVGTRIFGPVPRELRAKNHMKIISLAPEVL; encoded by the coding sequence ATGATTCAGATGCAAACAAACCTCGACGTCGCCGATAATTCCGGCGCGCGTCGTGTCATGTGCATCAAAGTGCTCGGCGGCTCCAAGCGTAAATATGCCCAGGTCGGCGACATTATCGTCGTCTCCGTCAAAGAGGCTATTCCGCGGGGCCGCGTTAAGAAGGGCGACGTGATGAAGGCTGTCGTCGTGCGCACGGCAAAGGATATCCGCCGTCCCGATGGCAGCGTGATCCGGTTCGACCGCAATGCGGCCGTGCTGGTCAACAACAATAAGGAGCCGGTCGGCACCCGTATCTTTGGTCCGGTGCCGCGCGAACTCCGTGCAAAAAACCATATGAAAATCATTTCGCTCGCGCCGGAGGTGCTCTGA
- a CDS encoding adenylate kinase, with translation MRLILVGPPGAGKGTQAIRLVEKYGIPQLSTGDMLRAAVAAQTPVGLKAKEVMDSGGLVSDEIVVGIIRDRIAEDDAKNGFILDGFPRTVAQAEALDEMLEAGSYKVDAVVELRVDQTKLVDRIVKRAEDAKAAGEPVRKDDDPIVFKQRLEAYNRDTAVVVPYYEKTGLLHVIDGMQSIEEVAGSIDSVLQGLDERV, from the coding sequence ATGAGGCTAATTCTGGTAGGACCGCCAGGAGCGGGGAAGGGAACGCAGGCCATTCGGCTTGTTGAAAAATACGGCATTCCGCAGCTCTCCACGGGAGACATGCTACGGGCCGCCGTTGCCGCCCAGACCCCGGTCGGCCTCAAAGCCAAGGAAGTGATGGATTCCGGCGGGCTCGTCTCTGATGAGATCGTCGTCGGAATTATCCGCGACCGGATCGCAGAAGACGATGCAAAGAATGGTTTCATTCTTGACGGCTTCCCGCGCACCGTTGCCCAGGCTGAGGCACTGGACGAAATGCTCGAGGCCGGTAGCTACAAAGTAGATGCCGTCGTTGAGCTGCGTGTCGACCAGACCAAACTCGTTGATCGTATCGTGAAGCGGGCTGAAGATGCCAAAGCAGCCGGTGAGCCGGTTCGCAAGGATGACGACCCGATCGTCTTCAAGCAAAGGCTCGAAGCATATAACCGCGATACCGCAGTTGTTGTCCCTTATTACGAGAAGACCGGCCTGCTTCATGTCATCGATGGAATGCAATCCATTGAAGAAGTTGCAGGGTCTATAGATTCCGTACTTCAAGGTCTTGACGAAAGGGTTTAG
- the rplX gene encoding 50S ribosomal protein L24: MAAKIKKGDTVVVLTGRDKGKSGEVIQMLTADNKALVRGINMVRRHQKQTQTQEAGIVAKEAPIHLSNVSLVDPKDGKATRVGFKVQDDGTKVRVAKRSGDLIDG; this comes from the coding sequence ATGGCTGCGAAAATTAAAAAAGGCGACACGGTGGTTGTACTGACCGGCCGTGACAAGGGTAAGTCCGGCGAAGTCATCCAGATGCTGACCGCCGATAACAAGGCCCTGGTCCGTGGCATCAACATGGTTCGCCGCCACCAGAAGCAGACCCAGACCCAGGAAGCTGGCATCGTTGCTAAGGAAGCACCGATCCATCTCTCCAACGTCTCCCTGGTCGATCCTAAGGACGGCAAGGCGACTCGCGTCGGCTTCAAAGTGCAGGACGATGGCACCAAGGTTCGTGTGGCCAAGCGTTCGGGAGACCTGATCGATGGCTGA
- a CDS encoding DNA-directed RNA polymerase subunit alpha, whose translation MTIQKNWQELIKPTKLEIKPGDDPRFLATVVAEPLERGYGLTLGNALRRILLSSLQGAAVTAVQIDGVLHEFSSIPGVREDVTDIVLNIKEIAIRMEGEGPKRMVVRKQGPGVVTAGDIQTVGDVEVLNPELVLCTLDEGAEIRMEFTVNTGKGYHSSDRNRPEDAPIGLIPVDSLYSPVKKVSYKVENTREGQVLDYDKLTLTIETDGSVKPDDAVAFAARILQDQLSIFVNFEEPQREVAEDTVPELAFNPALLKKVDELELSVRSANCLKNDNIVYIGDLIQKTEAEMLRTPNFGRKSLNEIKEVLAQMGLHLGMEVANWPPENIDDLAKRYEDHQY comes from the coding sequence GTGACCATTCAAAAAAATTGGCAGGAACTGATCAAGCCGACCAAACTCGAGATCAAGCCGGGTGATGACCCGCGCTTCTTGGCAACGGTTGTTGCCGAGCCGCTCGAGCGTGGCTACGGCTTGACACTGGGCAACGCCCTGCGCCGCATTCTTCTGTCCTCCCTGCAAGGGGCGGCGGTAACCGCGGTTCAGATCGATGGCGTTCTGCATGAGTTCTCGTCGATCCCGGGTGTCCGGGAAGATGTCACCGACATCGTGCTCAACATCAAGGAAATCGCCATTCGCATGGAAGGCGAAGGACCCAAGCGCATGGTTGTGCGCAAGCAGGGACCAGGTGTTGTGACGGCCGGTGATATCCAGACAGTCGGCGACGTGGAAGTGCTCAACCCGGAACTGGTTCTCTGCACACTCGACGAAGGCGCTGAAATCCGCATGGAATTCACCGTCAACACCGGTAAAGGCTACCATTCTTCTGATCGCAACCGGCCGGAAGATGCTCCGATCGGGTTGATTCCGGTCGACAGTCTTTACTCACCGGTCAAGAAGGTCTCCTACAAGGTGGAAAACACCCGTGAAGGCCAGGTTCTTGACTATGACAAGCTGACCCTGACCATTGAAACCGATGGTTCCGTCAAGCCGGATGATGCCGTGGCTTTCGCAGCGCGCATTCTGCAGGATCAGCTTTCCATCTTCGTCAATTTCGAAGAGCCGCAACGCGAAGTCGCCGAGGACACTGTTCCGGAACTGGCTTTCAACCCGGCGCTTTTGAAGAAAGTCGACGAGCTGGAACTGTCTGTCCGGTCTGCAAACTGCCTGAAGAACGACAATATCGTGTATATTGGCGATCTCATTCAGAAGACCGAAGCGGAAATGCTGCGGACGCCGAATTTCGGCCGCAAGTCGCTCAACGAAATCAAAGAAGTTCTCGCTCAGATGGGCCTCCATCTCGGCATGGAAGTCGCCAACTGGCCGCCTGAGAACATCGATGATCTCGCCAAGCGCTACGAAGACCATCAGTATTAA
- the rplR gene encoding 50S ribosomal protein L18: protein MANSKQAFERRRDRVRRSIRKAAGGRPRLSIFRSSKQIYAQIIDDAKGHTIASASTIETDLKGSLKTGADVAAAAAVGKLVAERAVAAGIKQVVFDRGGYMYHGRVKALADAAREGGLEF, encoded by the coding sequence ATGGCGAACAGCAAACAAGCTTTCGAGCGCCGCCGCGATCGCGTGCGTCGTTCGATCAGGAAAGCCGCCGGCGGACGTCCGCGCCTTTCCATCTTCCGCTCGTCGAAGCAGATCTACGCCCAGATCATTGACGATGCGAAGGGGCACACGATTGCCTCTGCTTCAACGATCGAAACAGATCTCAAGGGCAGCCTGAAAACGGGCGCCGATGTTGCAGCAGCTGCTGCTGTCGGCAAGCTTGTAGCCGAGCGCGCAGTTGCCGCTGGCATCAAGCAGGTCGTGTTCGACCGAGGTGGGTACATGTATCATGGGCGCGTCAAAGCGCTTGCTGATGCAGCCCGCGAAGGTGGACTTGAATTCTGA
- the rplQ gene encoding 50S ribosomal protein L17 gives MRHGKAGRKLNRTSSHRKAMFANMAASLIKHEQIVTTLPKAKEMKPIIDKLITLGKRGDLHARRQAISQIRDTAMVAKLFDTLGERYKERNGGYSRVLKAGFRYGDNAPMAVIELVDRDPEARGADDRARVEAEEAAENAA, from the coding sequence ATGCGCCACGGTAAAGCCGGCCGCAAGCTCAATCGGACTTCTAGCCACCGCAAGGCTATGTTCGCAAACATGGCAGCGTCGCTGATCAAGCACGAGCAGATCGTCACGACCCTGCCCAAGGCCAAAGAAATGAAGCCGATCATCGACAAGCTCATCACTTTGGGCAAACGCGGTGATCTTCATGCACGCCGCCAGGCTATCTCGCAGATCCGCGATACAGCCATGGTTGCCAAGCTGTTTGACACGCTTGGCGAGCGTTACAAGGAACGCAACGGGGGGTATTCCCGCGTTCTGAAAGCCGGTTTCCGCTATGGTGACAATGCTCCGATGGCAGTCATCGAGCTCGTCGACCGGGATCCGGAAGCGCGCGGCGCAGACGATCGCGCTCGTGTTGAAGCAGAAGAAGCGGCTGAAAACGCAGCGTAA
- the rpsK gene encoding 30S ribosomal protein S11, with the protein MAKDTTRVRRRERKNISSGVAHVNSTFNNTMITITDAQGNAISWSSAGALGFKGSRKSTPYAAQVAAEDAAKKAAEHGMRTLEVEVRGPGSGRESALRALQAAGFLITSIRDVTPIPHNGCRPRKRRRV; encoded by the coding sequence ATGGCTAAAGACACGACGCGCGTGCGTCGCCGCGAACGCAAGAACATTTCGTCTGGCGTTGCGCATGTGAATTCGACATTCAACAACACGATGATCACGATCACGGACGCTCAGGGCAATGCAATTTCCTGGTCTTCCGCTGGTGCGCTTGGCTTCAAGGGCTCTCGTAAGTCCACGCCGTATGCGGCTCAGGTTGCTGCTGAAGATGCTGCGAAGAAAGCTGCCGAACACGGCATGCGCACTCTCGAAGTTGAAGTGCGCGGTCCGGGTTCCGGCCGTGAATCTGCGCTTCGGGCACTGCAGGCCGCCGGTTTCCTGATCACGTCCATCCGCGACGTGACGCCGATACCGCACAACGGCTGTCGTCCGCGCAAGCGCCGCCGCGTCTAA
- the rpsE gene encoding 30S ribosomal protein S5, producing the protein MARHENRDRDERDSEFVDKLVHINRVAKVVKGGRRFGFAALVVVGDQKGRVGFGHGKAREVPEAIRKATEAAKRTMIRVPLREGRTLHHDVEGRHGAGKVLLRAAPAGTGIIAGGPMRAVFETLGVQDVVAKSLGTSNPYNMVRATFAALTKEDSPRSVAARRGLKVSVLQSRRRDNNDEAAPAAAEA; encoded by the coding sequence ATGGCGAGACATGAAAATCGCGATCGCGACGAGCGAGACAGCGAATTCGTCGACAAGCTCGTTCACATCAACCGCGTTGCCAAAGTGGTCAAGGGTGGCCGCCGTTTCGGCTTCGCCGCTCTGGTAGTGGTTGGTGATCAGAAGGGCCGTGTCGGCTTCGGTCATGGCAAGGCACGTGAAGTGCCGGAAGCCATCCGGAAAGCAACTGAAGCTGCAAAGCGCACAATGATCCGTGTGCCGCTTCGCGAAGGCCGGACCCTTCATCACGATGTGGAAGGCCGTCACGGTGCGGGCAAGGTTCTGCTGCGTGCAGCTCCGGCTGGTACGGGTATCATTGCAGGTGGTCCAATGCGTGCCGTCTTTGAAACGCTTGGCGTTCAGGACGTTGTGGCAAAGTCGCTGGGAACATCCAACCCTTACAACATGGTTCGTGCAACATTCGCTGCACTGACCAAAGAAGACAGCCCGCGCTCCGTCGCAGCTCGCCGAGGCCTGAAGGTCTCTGTGCTGCAGTCGCGGCGTCGTGACAACAACGATGAGGCGGCTCCGGCTGCCGCTGAGGCTTGA
- the rplF gene encoding 50S ribosomal protein L6 has protein sequence MSRIGKKPVPVPSGVTASIDGQTVTIKGPKGEKSFLLNDLVLAEMTDDGIKIDPRNNTKPARSMWGMSRTMVSNLITGVTDGFKKDLAITGVGYRAQVQGQNLQLALGFSHDVVYPIPEGIDIKCPKPTEISITGTDKQRVGQVAAEIREFRPPEPYKGKGVRYADEFIVRKEGKKK, from the coding sequence ATGTCTCGTATTGGCAAAAAGCCAGTCCCCGTGCCAAGCGGGGTAACGGCATCGATCGACGGTCAGACGGTTACGATCAAAGGCCCGAAAGGCGAAAAGTCTTTCTTGCTCAATGATCTTGTTCTGGCCGAAATGACGGATGACGGGATCAAAATCGATCCGCGTAACAACACCAAGCCGGCTCGCTCCATGTGGGGTATGAGCCGTACCATGGTGTCGAACCTGATTACCGGTGTAACCGATGGTTTCAAAAAGGACCTCGCGATTACTGGTGTCGGTTACCGTGCACAGGTCCAGGGTCAAAACCTTCAGCTGGCGCTCGGTTTCTCGCATGACGTCGTCTATCCGATCCCGGAAGGCATCGATATTAAGTGCCCGAAACCGACGGAAATCAGCATCACCGGAACCGACAAGCAACGTGTCGGCCAGGTGGCAGCCGAAATCCGTGAATTCCGCCCGCCGGAGCCGTATAAAGGCAAAGGCGTACGTTATGCAGACGAATTTATCGTCCGCAAAGAAGGCAAGAAGAAGTAA
- the rplE gene encoding 50S ribosomal protein L5 produces the protein MAESTNVPRLRTHYDEVVRKQLLEQFQYKNVMQVPQLEKIVLNIGVGEAVGDSKKARIAAEDLAAIAGQKPVITKAKKSIATFKVREGMPLGAKVTLRRQQMYEFMDRLITIALPRVRDFRGLNSKSFDGRGNYAMGIKEHIVFPEIEYDKVDQIWGMDVIVCTTASTDDEARELLRAFNFPFTK, from the coding sequence ATGGCTGAGTCCACTAATGTGCCGCGTCTTCGGACGCATTACGATGAAGTCGTGCGCAAGCAGCTTCTGGAACAGTTCCAGTACAAGAACGTTATGCAGGTTCCGCAGCTGGAAAAAATCGTCCTGAACATCGGTGTCGGTGAGGCGGTTGGCGATTCCAAGAAAGCGCGCATCGCAGCAGAAGACCTGGCAGCAATCGCCGGTCAGAAGCCGGTCATCACCAAGGCTAAGAAATCCATCGCAACCTTCAAGGTTCGTGAAGGCATGCCACTTGGTGCCAAGGTGACCCTGCGCCGCCAGCAGATGTACGAGTTCATGGACCGTCTGATCACCATCGCGCTGCCGCGCGTTCGTGACTTCCGTGGTCTGAACTCGAAAAGCTTCGACGGTCGCGGCAACTATGCCATGGGCATCAAAGAACACATCGTGTTCCCGGAAATCGAGTACGACAAGGTCGACCAGATCTGGGGCATGGACGTGATCGTTTGCACAACGGCATCGACGGATGACGAGGCGCGCGAGCTTCTGCGCGCGTTCAACTTCCCGTTCACGAAGTAA
- the rpsN gene encoding 30S ribosomal protein S14 yields MAKKSAIEKNKRREKLVKKYAEKRTALKAMAKDESLSLEERYNARLKLAKLPRNSAPNRVRNRCEVSGRPRGFYRKLKMSRIALRELGSLGKIPGLVKSSW; encoded by the coding sequence ATGGCGAAGAAAAGCGCAATCGAGAAAAACAAGCGCCGCGAGAAGCTTGTCAAGAAATACGCTGAGAAGCGCACCGCTCTGAAGGCAATGGCCAAAGATGAAAGCCTGTCCCTGGAAGAGCGTTACAACGCCCGCCTGAAGCTGGCAAAACTGCCGCGGAATTCCGCGCCGAACCGTGTTCGCAATCGCTGCGAAGTGTCCGGCCGTCCGCGCGGTTTTTACCGCAAGCTGAAGATGTCGCGTATTGCGCTTCGTGAACTGGGTTCTCTGGGTAAAATCCCGGGCCTGGTCAAGTCGAGCTGGTAA